A window of Exiguobacterium sp. FSL W8-0210 contains these coding sequences:
- a CDS encoding NfeD family protein, with the protein MDVSTLYLYALAAAACGVFVSILFSDVIPGVDQIFHPTLILSFVIITSAIGFGLEQLSPLGSLLILIISSVIALLVTTLMHIFLFVPMAQAEQSLGFSEQMLEGRSATVIVPIPTEGYGEILLDDVSGRVSKSAVLFEGPALPQGTKVLVIEIKQGVASVVTYPQQWKKEMFT; encoded by the coding sequence ATGGACGTTAGTACACTTTATTTATATGCGTTAGCGGCTGCAGCTTGCGGTGTGTTTGTGTCCATCCTATTCTCAGACGTCATTCCAGGCGTCGATCAAATCTTTCATCCTACGTTGATCTTATCTTTTGTCATCATCACGTCAGCGATCGGATTCGGGCTCGAACAGCTCAGTCCGCTTGGTTCGCTGTTGATTCTAATCATCAGCAGTGTGATTGCGTTATTAGTGACGACGCTGATGCATATTTTCTTATTCGTTCCGATGGCACAAGCCGAACAGTCGCTTGGATTTTCGGAACAGATGCTAGAAGGTCGCAGCGCAACCGTCATCGTGCCGATTCCGACTGAAGGATATGGTGAAATCTTACTCGATGACGTCTCAGGACGCGTATCAAAGTCAGCCGTTCTGTTTGAAGGACCTGCCTTACCACAAGGCACGAAGGTGCTCGTCATCGAGATCAAACAAGGCGTCGCGTCTGTCGTGACGTACCCCCAACAATGGAAAAAGGAGATGTTTACATGA
- a CDS encoding TerC family protein produces MDIGLITQYATVGLVLIILQGLLSADNAMVMAVLVRPLPDDQRKKALFYGLVGALVLRFVAIFFASYLATIWELQALGAIYLFYVAFKGIVEARSNKHQVPDTIASQKASPNFWWTVVKVEFSDLAFAVDSTLAAVAMATTLPMIGGTIGGLNTGQFWVVFFSGIIGLVIMRYFASWFVVLLQKRPGIEEAAFWLVAWVGVKLVVMTLAHPSIDVLPHEFPESTLWQTIFWVVLALILIIGWFRSGSSSTKSAK; encoded by the coding sequence ATGGATATTGGATTAATTACACAGTATGCGACCGTCGGGCTCGTACTGATCATTTTGCAAGGATTACTATCCGCCGACAATGCGATGGTCATGGCGGTCCTCGTCCGACCGTTACCAGACGACCAACGTAAAAAGGCGCTTTTCTATGGCCTCGTCGGAGCACTCGTCTTACGTTTCGTGGCAATCTTCTTTGCTTCGTACTTAGCGACGATTTGGGAACTTCAAGCACTCGGGGCGATTTACCTTTTCTACGTCGCGTTTAAAGGAATCGTCGAGGCGCGATCGAATAAACACCAAGTACCGGACACGATTGCCTCACAAAAAGCCTCACCGAACTTTTGGTGGACGGTCGTTAAAGTCGAGTTCTCTGACTTAGCGTTCGCTGTCGACTCGACACTTGCTGCTGTCGCCATGGCAACGACATTACCGATGATTGGTGGAACGATCGGTGGTCTGAATACAGGACAATTCTGGGTCGTCTTCTTCAGTGGGATCATTGGTCTCGTCATCATGCGTTACTTCGCGAGCTGGTTCGTCGTCTTGCTCCAAAAGCGACCAGGCATCGAAGAAGCTGCCTTTTGGCTCGTCGCATGGGTTGGTGTAAAACTGGTCGTCATGACACTCGCGCATCCGTCAATCGACGTCTTGCCGCATGAGTTTCCAGAGAGTACACTATGGCAAACGATCTTCTGGGTCGTACTTGCTCTGATTTTAATCATTGGTTGGTTCCGTAGCGGAAGCAGTTCAACCAAATCAGCAAAATAA
- a CDS encoding flotillin family protein: MNPVLIVSIVAVALIVALIVLFITKYRTVGPEEALIVSGSYLGGRNVNTDESGNRVKIIRGGGTFVLPVFQQATPLSLLSSKLEVTTPEVYTEQGVPVMADGTAIIKIGSSISEIATAAEQFLGKSKEEREGEAREVLEGHLRSILGSMTVEEIYKNRDKFSQEVQRVASQDLAKMGLVIVSFTIKDVRDKNGYLESLGKPRIAQVRRDADIATADAEKETRIKRAEASKDAKKAELERATEIAEAEKENQLKMADYRREQDIAKAKADQAYDLENARAQQEVTEQQMQIKIIERQKQIELEEREILRREKQYDAEVKKRADADRYSIEQAAQADRAKQYAEADATKYRIEASAKADAERIRLDGLAKADAERAQGETEAEIIRLKGLAEAEAKEKIAQAFEQFGQAAILDMVIRMMPEYAKEIAAPLGNIDKITVVDTGSGEGGGANRVTGYATDLMASLQETLKASSGLDVKELIENFSGKGTAKPLTVNLNSHDAVAASKTED; this comes from the coding sequence ATGAATCCAGTGTTAATCGTATCAATCGTCGCGGTCGCATTGATCGTTGCGTTGATCGTCCTATTCATTACGAAGTACCGAACAGTTGGTCCGGAAGAAGCATTAATCGTATCCGGTAGTTATCTTGGAGGACGCAACGTCAATACCGATGAGTCCGGTAACCGGGTAAAAATCATTCGTGGTGGCGGGACGTTCGTGTTACCTGTCTTCCAACAAGCGACACCGCTAAGCTTGTTATCAAGTAAGCTTGAAGTCACGACACCCGAAGTCTACACGGAGCAAGGTGTACCGGTCATGGCAGACGGTACAGCGATCATCAAGATTGGTAGCTCAATTTCTGAAATTGCGACGGCAGCGGAGCAGTTCCTCGGAAAATCGAAAGAAGAGCGCGAAGGAGAAGCACGTGAAGTCCTCGAAGGACACTTGCGTTCGATTCTTGGATCGATGACCGTCGAAGAAATTTATAAGAACCGTGATAAGTTCTCGCAAGAAGTCCAGCGGGTCGCATCACAAGATCTTGCGAAGATGGGACTCGTCATTGTTTCGTTTACGATCAAAGACGTCCGTGACAAGAACGGATACTTAGAATCACTTGGGAAACCGCGGATCGCACAGGTTCGCCGTGATGCCGACATCGCAACGGCAGACGCGGAAAAAGAGACACGCATCAAGCGGGCGGAAGCTTCAAAAGATGCGAAAAAAGCAGAACTCGAACGTGCAACGGAAATCGCTGAAGCGGAAAAAGAAAATCAGTTGAAGATGGCAGATTATCGCCGCGAACAAGATATCGCGAAGGCGAAAGCCGACCAAGCGTATGATCTTGAGAATGCACGCGCGCAACAAGAAGTCACGGAGCAACAGATGCAAATCAAAATCATCGAGCGTCAAAAACAAATCGAGCTCGAAGAACGTGAAATTCTCCGTCGTGAGAAACAATACGACGCGGAAGTCAAAAAACGCGCTGATGCCGATCGGTACTCGATTGAGCAAGCTGCCCAAGCCGACCGTGCGAAGCAATATGCGGAAGCAGATGCAACGAAATACCGGATCGAGGCATCGGCAAAAGCGGATGCAGAACGAATTCGTCTGGATGGTCTTGCGAAAGCGGACGCTGAGCGGGCCCAAGGGGAAACAGAAGCGGAGATCATTCGTCTGAAGGGTCTTGCTGAAGCAGAAGCAAAAGAAAAAATCGCGCAGGCGTTCGAGCAATTCGGACAAGCGGCGATTCTCGACATGGTCATTCGGATGATGCCAGAGTACGCGAAAGAGATTGCAGCACCACTCGGTAACATCGATAAAATCACAGTCGTTGATACAGGTAGCGGTGAAGGGGGCGGTGCGAACCGTGTCACCGGTTACGCAACGGATTTGATGGCATCACTGCAAGAGACATTAAAGGCGTCGTCAGGATTAGATGTCAAAGAGTTGATTGAGAACTTCTCCGGTAAAGGAACAGCAAAACCGTTGACGGTCAACTTGAATTCCCATGATGCGGTGGCAGCGTCGAAAACAGAAGACTGA
- a CDS encoding YfbR-like 5'-deoxynucleotidase codes for MQNGNFIRMLTRMQNVPRWDEYAPRFPDNAASHSFRVALFSLMASYLEEADGQPPVDRQTLLGKALFHDMNEVITGPIKHRTKKEPTLHAHIQAMEQQASEQLVALLSKSLQPAFTTYLVHAEDESPEGRIVEAIDTFDAMLYARREARMTESVFFEQKAAELQAVLERHPLVSIRRLTQSVMEEDKMSHFIENVLMMDTIRRWKGRFNTIDDNDATHAFRAASLGIFNGLIESEKYGVTIDIEEVVSRLLCHDLVEGTTGDVLGPVKHATPVTAAAFEAYERAEGETLINNLPKEIRAPFRRFVVEAKDETYEGQMVDVIDKLDALIKMNMERKLNGVEYETGYRAQLKKVQMTYENPSVVFFLAYVLHDLDYVTS; via the coding sequence ATGCAAAACGGTAATTTCATTCGGATGCTGACGCGGATGCAAAACGTTCCACGGTGGGATGAATATGCACCACGTTTTCCGGATAACGCAGCTAGTCACAGCTTTCGTGTTGCCTTATTCAGTTTGATGGCAAGCTATTTAGAAGAAGCAGACGGGCAACCACCAGTCGACCGCCAGACATTGCTCGGAAAAGCTCTATTCCATGATATGAATGAAGTCATCACTGGACCCATTAAACACCGGACAAAAAAAGAACCAACGTTACATGCACACATTCAGGCAATGGAACAACAAGCAAGTGAACAGCTCGTTGCCTTACTCTCAAAGTCGCTTCAACCAGCGTTCACGACATACCTCGTACATGCAGAAGATGAATCACCGGAAGGACGGATCGTCGAAGCCATCGATACGTTCGATGCGATGTTGTACGCACGAAGGGAAGCACGGATGACAGAGTCCGTCTTTTTCGAACAAAAGGCAGCGGAATTACAGGCTGTTCTGGAACGACATCCACTCGTTTCGATCCGTCGCTTGACACAGTCGGTCATGGAAGAGGACAAGATGTCTCATTTCATTGAAAACGTCTTGATGATGGATACGATTCGGCGCTGGAAAGGACGTTTCAACACGATTGATGATAACGACGCGACACATGCGTTTCGAGCAGCCTCGCTTGGTATCTTCAATGGTCTGATTGAATCAGAGAAGTACGGCGTCACGATCGACATCGAAGAAGTCGTCTCGCGTCTCTTGTGTCATGATCTCGTTGAAGGAACGACAGGAGATGTTCTTGGACCTGTCAAACATGCGACACCGGTCACAGCAGCAGCCTTCGAAGCTTACGAACGGGCAGAAGGAGAGACGTTGATTAATAATCTACCGAAAGAAATCCGAGCACCGTTCCGTCGGTTCGTCGTTGAAGCAAAAGACGAGACATACGAGGGACAGATGGTCGATGTGATCGATAAACTCGACGCATTGATTAAAATGAATATGGAACGGAAGTTGAACGGGGTCGAGTATGAGACCGGTTACCGCGCACAACTCAAAAAGGTTCAGATGACATATGAAAATCCATCGGTCGTCTTTTTCCTCGCTTATGTCCTGCATGATTTGGATTACGTGACGTCATGA
- a CDS encoding multidrug effflux MFS transporter, producing the protein MTSRRLTLILILGSLAALGPLSIDMYLPAFPDMSRSFDASASLIQLSLTACMLGMALGQLIVGPLSDVRGRKRPLMVALLAYLLASLACAMAPTIEVLIALRFIQGAAGASGIVISRAIVRDLFDGPELTRFFAALSLVNGTAPILAPVIGGQMLRFGDWHFVFYLLAILSTMMLLAVALRLPETLPLDRRVEGNLTTTLKTFGRLLTDRVFIGYAFAQAFVMGAMFAYISGSPFVLQNIYGASPQQFSFLFGLNGIGIILAAQIAGRLAGRVDSERLMRISLTIVAGASILLFLALTLTNQLIFVMIPLFFVVSSVGLISTLGFTLAMQNYGATAGSASALLGLLPMLVGSLVSPLVGIMGEQSAVPMGLIIMTLDCLALILYYGLIVRRPNRS; encoded by the coding sequence ATGACCTCACGTCGCTTAACGTTGATCTTGATCCTCGGTTCACTCGCTGCACTTGGACCGCTCTCGATCGACATGTATCTACCTGCTTTTCCGGATATGTCACGCTCATTTGATGCGAGTGCATCACTAATCCAATTGAGTTTGACCGCTTGTATGCTTGGGATGGCACTCGGACAGTTGATTGTTGGTCCGCTGAGTGACGTTCGCGGTCGTAAACGACCGTTGATGGTTGCTCTGCTCGCATATCTGCTCGCGTCTCTCGCCTGTGCGATGGCACCGACAATCGAAGTGTTGATCGCGCTTCGATTCATCCAAGGGGCAGCTGGAGCGTCAGGAATCGTCATTTCCCGGGCAATCGTTCGTGACTTGTTTGACGGACCTGAATTGACGCGGTTTTTTGCTGCCTTGTCACTCGTCAACGGAACAGCACCAATTCTCGCACCCGTCATCGGTGGACAAATGCTTCGGTTCGGTGACTGGCATTTCGTCTTCTACTTGCTTGCGATTTTAAGCACGATGATGTTACTTGCTGTCGCACTCCGTTTACCGGAAACACTTCCGCTTGATAGACGTGTTGAAGGAAACCTGACGACGACGTTGAAGACGTTCGGACGTTTGTTGACGGATCGCGTCTTCATTGGCTATGCGTTCGCGCAAGCATTCGTCATGGGCGCGATGTTCGCCTACATCTCGGGTTCACCGTTCGTCTTACAAAATATTTATGGCGCTTCGCCGCAACAGTTCAGTTTTTTGTTCGGTTTAAACGGAATCGGAATTATCTTAGCAGCACAAATCGCCGGTCGTCTTGCGGGTCGTGTCGATTCAGAGCGGCTGATGCGAATTAGTTTGACGATCGTTGCGGGTGCAAGTATCTTATTGTTCCTCGCTTTGACGTTAACGAATCAGTTGATCTTCGTCATGATTCCACTATTCTTCGTCGTTTCAAGCGTCGGATTGATCTCGACGCTCGGTTTTACCTTAGCGATGCAAAATTACGGAGCAACGGCAGGCAGTGCCTCGGCTCTTCTAGGGCTCTTGCCGATGCTCGTCGGTTCTCTTGTGTCACCACTCGTCGGGATCATGGGAGAGCAGTCTGCTGTTCCGATGGGGTTGATCATCATGACCTTAGATTGCCTGGCGCTCATTCTCTATTATGGTCTGATTGTTCGTCGACCGAATCGTTCATAA
- a CDS encoding LytS/YhcK type 5TM receptor domain-containing protein, with amino-acid sequence MLELIPFLLERLGIMIILAFILAQWGPTRRLLRQPEAGWQFRVLVLFFATYGILSNYTGVKVDLAEFLPHAWLEEVDGTSAIANTRTMIVVISGLLAGPLGGLMTGLIVGVHRYSLGGFTAFACALSTVIAGGVSGLLRSYWRDRLSSQALLPVCLTAFLMLFEMSLILLFARPFDAAVELVQFIFLPMTLINVLGVWLFLSIIRLAAREEETVRAREAERSLHIADLTLPHLTRGLHIHTAEAVAEILLQQTRAEAVSLTDRSVILAHIGIGSDHHQAGSHWTTKPTEHVLQDGQVRLVTERLDIGCPVTDCPLQAGIIAPLIVGETTIGTLKVYYPHAELLDAVEVELIEGLAKLFSTQLALGNAQRQAGLLKDAEIRALEAQIHPHFLFNAINTIYALCRTDVEQARTLLLELSTFFRSNLQGARSTKIPLQKELEHIEAYTSLEAARFPNRPFLDIDLADETTSLLVPPFILQPLIENAFLHAFSSEQTGYVGVTAWCEADQLCLEVVDNGRGIDASRLARLGREVVPSSGTGTALFNTAERIRSLYGEKGQFTITSDGQNGTTIAIRLPIEVRKEIQHAHLVD; translated from the coding sequence ATGTTGGAACTGATTCCTTTTTTACTCGAACGACTCGGTATCATGATCATCTTAGCGTTCATCCTCGCCCAGTGGGGACCGACACGAAGGTTGCTACGTCAACCGGAAGCAGGCTGGCAATTCCGTGTCCTCGTCCTATTTTTTGCGACGTACGGCATTTTAAGCAACTATACAGGGGTCAAAGTCGACTTAGCTGAATTCTTACCCCATGCTTGGCTCGAAGAAGTCGACGGGACATCAGCGATTGCAAACACACGAACGATGATCGTCGTCATCAGCGGATTGCTTGCTGGTCCGCTCGGTGGATTGATGACCGGATTGATCGTCGGGGTTCATCGGTATTCCCTCGGCGGATTCACAGCGTTCGCTTGCGCGCTTTCGACCGTCATCGCCGGTGGTGTCAGCGGTCTCTTACGCTCCTATTGGCGCGACCGTCTCAGTAGCCAAGCATTATTGCCCGTGTGTCTGACTGCTTTTTTAATGCTGTTTGAAATGTCGTTGATTTTACTATTCGCCCGACCCTTTGATGCGGCAGTCGAACTCGTCCAGTTCATCTTCTTACCGATGACACTGATCAACGTCCTCGGTGTCTGGTTGTTCTTATCGATCATCCGCCTTGCTGCGCGAGAAGAGGAAACGGTTCGGGCACGAGAAGCAGAACGGTCGTTGCATATCGCCGATTTGACGCTTCCGCATCTGACGCGTGGTCTACATATTCATACGGCAGAAGCTGTCGCGGAAATTCTGTTGCAACAAACGCGAGCCGAAGCCGTCTCACTGACGGATCGTTCCGTCATCTTGGCCCATATCGGTATCGGGAGCGATCACCATCAAGCTGGGAGTCACTGGACGACGAAACCGACCGAGCATGTCTTGCAGGACGGACAAGTCCGTCTTGTGACAGAACGACTCGATATCGGCTGTCCCGTAACGGATTGTCCGCTTCAAGCTGGCATCATCGCTCCGCTTATCGTCGGGGAAACGACGATCGGGACGTTGAAAGTCTATTATCCTCATGCTGAATTGCTCGACGCCGTCGAAGTCGAACTCATTGAAGGGTTAGCGAAACTGTTCTCGACACAACTGGCACTCGGGAACGCCCAGCGGCAAGCCGGTTTACTGAAAGATGCCGAGATCCGGGCACTCGAAGCACAAATCCATCCCCACTTCCTGTTTAATGCGATCAATACGATTTATGCACTGTGCCGGACGGATGTCGAACAAGCACGCACGTTGTTGCTCGAATTGTCGACGTTCTTCCGCAGTAACCTCCAAGGCGCACGATCGACGAAAATTCCGCTCCAAAAGGAACTCGAACACATCGAAGCATACACATCGCTTGAAGCCGCTCGTTTTCCGAATCGTCCGTTTCTCGACATTGATTTAGCAGACGAGACGACGTCTTTACTCGTTCCACCGTTCATCTTACAACCGTTGATCGAAAATGCGTTCCTTCATGCGTTTTCTTCTGAACAGACAGGATATGTCGGGGTGACGGCATGGTGTGAGGCAGACCAGCTGTGTCTCGAAGTCGTCGACAACGGACGCGGGATTGACGCTTCGCGCCTTGCTCGTCTCGGTCGAGAAGTCGTTCCGTCCTCGGGCACCGGTACCGCATTATTCAATACGGCAGAACGGATTCGAAGTTTATATGGTGAAAAGGGACAGTTTACGATCACGAGTGACGGTCAAAACGGCACGACGATCGCGATTCGTCTCCCGATTGAAGTCAGAAAGGAGATCCAGCATGCGCACCTTGTTGATTGA
- the folE2 gene encoding GTP cyclohydrolase FolE2 has protein sequence MSTYPITLPTKEERHKLFGSVPPIKGTKPTEKDKMVDLQNTPKNFLFALDAVGISNVKHPVVIQDGDKTQATVATFELSTSLVQDRKGINMSRLTEQLDQYHNEGWTVTNESLIQFARDLADRMEQTEGQLTIRYPWFFTRKAPATGLSGLMNAEVWQTVSVNTETNEATLSVGLTINVTTLCPCSKEISEYSAHNQRGYVTMEASLRDEAEDFDWKQSLLDAAESNASAPLHPVLKRPDEKRVTEMAYENPRFVEDMVRLIAADLYEMDPIASFYVECRNEETIHQHDAIARITFDKDAQ, from the coding sequence ATGTCTACCTACCCGATTACGTTACCAACGAAAGAAGAGCGCCATAAGCTATTCGGTTCGGTACCACCAATCAAAGGAACAAAACCGACTGAAAAAGATAAAATGGTCGACTTGCAAAATACACCGAAGAACTTCCTGTTCGCACTTGACGCTGTTGGAATCTCAAACGTTAAACATCCTGTCGTCATCCAAGACGGGGACAAAACACAAGCGACAGTCGCAACGTTCGAGTTGTCGACGTCACTCGTACAAGACCGTAAAGGGATCAACATGAGTCGCTTAACGGAACAACTTGATCAATACCACAACGAAGGTTGGACAGTTACGAATGAATCACTCATTCAATTCGCGCGTGATTTAGCGGACCGTATGGAACAAACAGAAGGTCAATTGACGATCCGTTACCCATGGTTCTTTACACGTAAAGCACCTGCAACGGGACTTAGTGGGTTGATGAATGCCGAAGTATGGCAAACGGTCAGCGTCAACACGGAAACGAATGAAGCGACATTATCTGTCGGCTTGACGATCAACGTCACGACACTTTGCCCATGTTCGAAAGAAATCAGCGAGTACAGTGCCCACAACCAACGTGGCTACGTCACGATGGAAGCTTCGTTACGTGATGAAGCAGAAGACTTTGACTGGAAACAATCATTGCTTGATGCGGCTGAATCAAATGCTTCTGCCCCACTTCACCCGGTACTCAAACGTCCGGATGAAAAACGCGTGACAGAGATGGCATACGAAAACCCACGTTTCGTAGAAGACATGGTTCGCTTGATTGCTGCTGACCTGTACGAAATGGACCCAATCGCTTCATTCTACGTCGAATGCCGTAACGAAGAAACGATTCACCAACATGACGCGATCGCACGGATCACGTTCGATAAAGACGCACAATAA
- a CDS encoding IS3 family transposase (programmed frameshift), with protein MTKSKFSSDEKLRIIKMCEDRIDSIKSIASLFELSVTTLNRWRTKYRTGGSMALRNRTEWTRYPEELKMKAIRAVLDQKESLISATARFDISDRSLLAKWIERYTSHSTQGKPLKERSTMTKGRTTTFEERVQAVMDCIQNRKDYQSIMKTHRVSYQQIYSWVRKFEKDGIDALMDRRGRQKPVEELTDTDRLALDLKRLEKENERLRMEKRFLKKVRGDREEVTLSQIRLQDKYEAIQSSVEQFGYPIIALCHLAGVSRAAYYKWLRRIGIPQTRETENMKIIEEMNEIHLTVNGIYGYRRMTLNLKRRFGRNVNAKRVRRLMHVAGIHCVIRRKRPLYIRNRPQQTAENILNRDFNAAGPNQKWVTDVTELKYGASQKAYLSAILDLYDGSIRAFVLGHSNNNQLVFDTLEHALQGASGSRPLLHSDRGFQYTSHAFRHMTRVAGITQSMSRVGRCIDNGPMESFWGALKCESYYLHKFAEFDELRLAIQKYIYFYNEERYQQRLNGLAPLEYRAQAV; from the exons ATGACTAAATCTAAGTTTTCGTCAGATGAAAAACTACGAATTATTAAGATGTGTGAAGACCGAATCGACTCGATCAAATCGATTGCCTCGCTCTTCGAGCTTTCAGTCACCACCTTAAATAGATGGAGGACAAAATATCGTACGGGCGGCTCCATGGCACTTCGTAATCGAACAGAGTGGACGCGTTATCCGGAAGAACTGAAGATGAAGGCTATACGTGCAGTACTCGACCAAAAGGAATCGCTTATTAGCGCTACGGCACGGTTTGATATCTCGGATAGAAGCCTACTTGCGAAGTGGATAGAGAGGTATACTAGTCATAGTACTCAAGGGAAACCATTGAAGGAGCGATCCACTATGACTAAAGGTAGAACCACTACATTCGAAGAGCGTGTCCAGGCAGTCATGGACTGTATACAGAACAGAAAAGACTATCAAAGCATCATGAAGACCCATCGGGTCTCGTACCAACAAATTTATAGCTGGGTAAGAAAGTTCGAGAAGGACGGAATCGACGCACTGATGGACCGTCGCGGACGTCAGAAGCCAGTAGAAGAATTGACGGATACAGACCGTTTGGCGTTGGATCTGAAACGACTCGAGAAAGAAAATGAGCGTCTACGCATGGAGA AACGATTTCTTAAAAAAGTTAGAGGAGATCGAGAGGAGGTCACGTTAAGTCAAATTCGTCTTCAAGATAAATATGAAGCCATTCAATCATCGGTAGAGCAATTTGGTTACCCGATCATCGCCCTGTGTCACCTCGCTGGAGTCTCGCGCGCTGCCTACTACAAGTGGTTACGCCGGATTGGTATACCACAGACTCGTGAGACGGAGAACATGAAAATCATCGAAGAGATGAACGAGATCCACCTTACGGTGAACGGAATCTATGGCTACCGACGGATGACATTGAACCTGAAACGTCGTTTCGGAAGAAACGTCAACGCGAAGCGTGTCCGTCGCCTGATGCATGTCGCCGGTATTCATTGCGTCATACGCCGGAAACGTCCTTTGTATATTCGTAATCGCCCTCAACAGACTGCAGAGAACATTCTGAACCGTGATTTCAACGCCGCAGGACCGAACCAAAAATGGGTGACGGATGTCACGGAACTGAAGTATGGCGCCTCTCAGAAGGCGTATTTGAGCGCCATTCTGGACCTATATGATGGATCCATCCGTGCCTTCGTTCTTGGGCATTCCAATAATAATCAGCTTGTGTTCGATACTCTTGAACACGCCCTACAGGGCGCATCCGGAAGTCGTCCCTTGCTTCATAGTGATCGAGGATTTCAATATACTTCTCATGCGTTTCGTCATATGACACGCGTGGCAGGCATTACACAAAGTATGTCTCGGGTTGGAAGATGTATTGATAACGGACCGATGGAGTCCTTTTGGGGAGCGTTGAAGTGCGAAAGTTATTATCTACATAAGTTTGCGGAGTTCGACGAACTCCGACTCGCAATCCAGAAATATATTTACTTCTACAATGAAGAACGATATCAACAACGATTAAACGGCTTGGCTCCATTAGAATACAGAGCGCAAGCCGTTTAA
- a CDS encoding TerC family protein: protein MDWQLLLQYAWVVLVLIALEGLLSADNALVLAVMVKHLPGEQQKKALFYGLAGAFVLRFAALFAISFLVDIWQIQALGAAYLLIMGLRHIYKTVKARKLGENHGAENELDEEPKSEEPVSKGEFWRTVAKIEFADLAFAVDSILAAVALAVALPNWGSGEIGGLNTGHFIVILTGGLMGVVLMRFAARVFVKLLADRPGLETAAFAIVAWVGVKLAVLALEHPKYHASIEGTIFESLKLPEGFAHSTPWQAFFWTVMVGLALWGWFSSPKTKPNPDAEKKVDQNL, encoded by the coding sequence ATGGATTGGCAGTTACTATTACAGTATGCCTGGGTCGTACTCGTCTTGATCGCGCTTGAAGGATTACTTTCGGCAGATAATGCACTCGTACTCGCGGTCATGGTCAAGCACTTACCAGGAGAACAACAAAAGAAAGCACTTTTTTATGGACTAGCTGGAGCGTTCGTCTTACGATTCGCGGCATTGTTCGCGATTTCGTTCCTCGTCGACATTTGGCAAATCCAAGCACTTGGAGCGGCGTACTTGCTCATCATGGGACTACGGCATATTTATAAGACCGTTAAAGCCAGGAAGCTCGGTGAGAACCATGGGGCTGAAAATGAGCTAGATGAAGAACCGAAGTCGGAGGAGCCAGTTTCAAAAGGTGAATTCTGGCGGACAGTCGCGAAAATCGAATTCGCAGACTTAGCGTTTGCTGTCGATTCGATTCTTGCAGCAGTAGCACTTGCCGTTGCCCTTCCAAACTGGGGATCAGGTGAAATCGGTGGTTTGAACACAGGTCACTTCATCGTCATCTTAACAGGTGGTTTGATGGGTGTCGTCTTGATGCGGTTCGCAGCACGTGTCTTTGTTAAATTACTCGCAGATCGCCCAGGTCTTGAGACAGCAGCCTTTGCAATCGTCGCCTGGGTCGGTGTGAAGCTAGCCGTTCTGGCGCTTGAACACCCGAAATACCACGCATCAATCGAAGGAACGATCTTTGAATCCTTGAAGCTTCCTGAAGGATTCGCCCACAGTACACCGTGGCAGGCATTCTTCTGGACAGTCATGGTCGGTCTTGCTCTTTGGGGTTGGTTCTCTTCACCAAAAACGAAACCAAATCCAGATGCTGAAAAGAAAGTTGATCAAAACTTATAA